The Chloroflexota bacterium genome window below encodes:
- the pyrH gene encoding UMP kinase: MQPRYKRVLLKLSGEALAGDGKTNISPDVLNYMSAEIKPLLAHGVQVAIVLGGGNIWRGGPAIKAGMEPPQAHYMGMLATIINALALQDALERNGMQTRAMTAIKMDEVAESYIRRRAVRHMEKGRVVILAAGTGNPYFTTDSGAALRAAELDADVILMAKNRVDGVYSADPRTDPKATKFDHITYLDALTRGLTIMDSTALTFCMDNNLPIIVFSLDSPGNLERIVLGEQVGTLISKASTEAPATAG; encoded by the coding sequence ATGCAACCACGCTACAAACGGGTTTTGCTCAAGCTCAGTGGCGAAGCATTGGCTGGCGATGGTAAAACCAATATTTCGCCTGACGTGTTAAACTATATGTCAGCCGAGATTAAGCCATTGTTGGCGCATGGGGTGCAAGTGGCAATTGTGCTTGGCGGCGGCAATATCTGGCGTGGTGGCCCAGCAATCAAAGCTGGAATGGAACCACCCCAAGCACATTATATGGGCATGCTGGCAACAATTATCAACGCCTTAGCCTTGCAAGATGCGCTTGAGCGGAACGGCATGCAAACCCGTGCCATGACCGCGATTAAAATGGATGAGGTGGCAGAATCGTACATTCGACGGCGAGCGGTGCGGCATATGGAAAAAGGCCGAGTGGTTATTTTGGCCGCTGGCACTGGTAATCCTTATTTCACCACCGATTCGGGCGCAGCTTTACGCGCTGCCGAACTCGATGCCGATGTGATTCTGATGGCCAAAAACCGGGTTGATGGGGTGTATAGCGCTGACCCACGCACCGACCCCAAAGCAACCAAATTTGACCATATCACCTATCTTGATGCCCTAACCCGTGGCTTAACGATTATGGACAGTACGGCGCTGACCTTTTGCATGGATAATAATCTTCCAATCATTGTATTTAGCCTCGATAGCCCAGGCAATTTGGAACGAATTGTGCTAGGTGAGCAGGTTGGTACCTTGATTAGCAAAGCCAGCACTGAAGCCCCCGCTACCGCTGGGTAG
- the tsf gene encoding translation elongation factor Ts — MDQVKELRERTGAGILDCKKALTDTSGDVDAAIKILREKGLAAAAKKSSRDASDGRIEVYVHPGNKVVAIVEVNCETDFVAKTDDFKKLAYDLALHVAATNPSYVNREEVPAAEVEREREILRQQNVDSGKPANIVEKIVEGRIEKFYGEVVLLEQEFVKDPSVKIKDLVQEAIAKLGENIVVRRFSRFEVGSN, encoded by the coding sequence ATGGATCAAGTCAAGGAACTCCGCGAACGCACCGGCGCTGGCATCCTCGACTGCAAGAAGGCGCTGACGGATACCAGTGGCGATGTTGACGCTGCAATCAAGATTTTGCGCGAAAAAGGCTTGGCCGCCGCCGCCAAGAAATCATCACGCGATGCCAGCGATGGCCGGATCGAAGTTTATGTGCACCCAGGCAATAAAGTTGTTGCCATCGTGGAAGTAAACTGCGAAACCGACTTCGTGGCCAAAACCGACGATTTCAAGAAATTGGCCTATGATTTGGCCTTGCACGTTGCTGCAACCAACCCATCATATGTCAATCGCGAAGAAGTGCCAGCTGCCGAAGTCGAACGCGAACGCGAAATCTTGCGCCAACAAAATGTCGATAGTGGCAAGCCAGCCAATATTGTCGAAAAAATTGTTGAAGGTCGCATCGAGAAATTCTATGGCGAAGTGGTCTTGCTCGAACAAGAATTCGTCAAAGACCCCAGCGTCAAGATCAAAGATTTGGTCCAAGAAGCGATTGCTAAATTGGGCGAAAACATCGTTGTCCGCCGCTTTAGCCGCTTTGAAGTTGGCAGCAACTAA
- a CDS encoding glycosyltransferase family 4 protein, whose product MIASSFPKYPGEMTAPFIEEIAAAVVERGHEVHMLLPDHPELKRGDQVRGIHIHRYRYAPHPSLNVWGYAGALHNDVQMRNAALLVAPLAVASAWRTMAQLTAQQPFDLIHGHWSIPNGFPAWLLARQRKLPLIISTHGSDVSVAERTAPTGWINTAIMRYASAITAPSSDLTTRAAALGAEPAKLHVLPYCVDAVDFRPDPAAGAAFRQQHGLDDTTPLLFTVGRMVEKKGFRYLVQAFAQVLTQHPTAKLMIGGYGPGLEQLIAQAADLGIGEAVLFPGAIGHDVINSALNAATIFILPSVRDRSGNVDGLPNTLLEAMGAGRPIIASKIAGVPGVITSGEHGLLVAPAQPQALSAAINDLLNQPERARLLGKAARSRVENELTWNRYAARLEQLYTAAIQPTC is encoded by the coding sequence ATGATTGCGTCGTCGTTTCCCAAATATCCAGGTGAGATGACCGCGCCCTTTATCGAAGAAATTGCCGCCGCCGTGGTTGAGCGTGGCCACGAGGTGCATATGCTTTTGCCCGATCACCCCGAACTCAAACGAGGCGATCAGGTACGAGGCATCCACATCCATCGCTATCGCTATGCGCCGCATCCGAGCTTAAATGTTTGGGGTTATGCTGGCGCGTTGCATAATGATGTGCAAATGCGCAACGCCGCTCTTTTGGTTGCACCCTTAGCAGTTGCTTCGGCGTGGCGCACTATGGCTCAGCTTACCGCCCAACAACCCTTCGATTTAATTCATGGCCACTGGTCGATTCCGAATGGCTTTCCGGCTTGGTTGCTAGCGCGGCAACGTAAATTACCACTGATTATCAGCACGCACGGCTCGGATGTCTCGGTGGCTGAGCGCACTGCCCCGACTGGCTGGATCAATACAGCGATTATGCGCTATGCCTCGGCTATCACCGCGCCATCGAGCGATCTAACGACGCGGGCGGCAGCTTTGGGCGCAGAACCTGCTAAATTGCATGTACTGCCCTATTGTGTCGATGCTGTTGATTTTCGGCCCGACCCCGCCGCTGGCGCAGCGTTTCGCCAGCAACATGGCCTCGATGATACTACGCCGTTGCTATTTACGGTTGGGCGTATGGTCGAGAAAAAAGGCTTTCGCTATTTGGTGCAAGCCTTCGCTCAGGTGCTAACCCAGCACCCAACCGCCAAATTGATGATCGGTGGCTATGGCCCAGGCTTAGAGCAACTTATAGCCCAAGCCGCCGATTTGGGAATTGGCGAGGCCGTGCTATTTCCCGGGGCAATTGGCCACGATGTCATTAATAGTGCTTTGAATGCCGCTACAATCTTCATCCTGCCTTCGGTGCGCGATCGCAGTGGCAACGTTGATGGCTTGCCCAACACTCTGCTTGAAGCTATGGGCGCGGGTCGGCCAATTATCGCCAGCAAGATTGCCGGAGTACCTGGAGTAATTACTTCGGGCGAACATGGCTTGTTGGTAGCACCCGCCCAGCCACAAGCGCTGAGTGCCGCTATCAACGATCTACTCAATCAACCAGAACGGGCTAGGCTGCTGGGCAAAGCAGCACGTTCACGGGTCGAAAACGAATTAACTTGGAATCGTTATGCCGCACGGCTTGAACAGCTGTATACTGCGGCGATTCAGCCGACATGTTAA
- a CDS encoding nucleotide sugar dehydrogenase: MSTFADLRSAIETRRAQVGVIGMGYVGLPMLARAGNVGFNVLGFDISAERIASINEGVSYIGDVPSSDLAALRNNKLIEATAQFERLRDCDIIIICMPTPLNEARDPDMSYIESATNEIAARLRPGQLIILESTTYPGTTVEVLKPAFDACNLSVGEDYFLAFSPERIDPGSVNFKVHNIPKVVGGVTPQCNELTSLFYGHIVTAVTEVSSPAAAEMTKLFENIFRNVNIALVNELTLICDRMGLNVWEIIDAAATKPFGFMRFTPGPGLGGHCIPLDPFYLAWKARHYDISARFIELAGEINLTMPRFVRDRISHALNDQERSIKGSTVVLLGVAYKKDIDDYRESPIFKVMDLLAADGANVYCCDPHVTVFYDHHNHEYQTVPLTDELLQQAHCTVIVTDHSDFDYAKIVEQSRVVVDTRNATREVKTHREKIRLL, encoded by the coding sequence GTGAGTACCTTTGCAGATTTACGCAGCGCGATCGAAACACGACGTGCTCAAGTTGGGGTTATTGGCATGGGCTATGTTGGCTTGCCAATGTTGGCTCGGGCAGGCAACGTTGGATTCAATGTACTGGGTTTCGATATTAGTGCTGAACGAATTGCCAGCATCAACGAGGGCGTAAGCTATATTGGCGATGTGCCAAGCAGCGATTTGGCCGCACTCCGCAATAATAAGTTGATCGAAGCAACCGCCCAATTTGAGCGATTGCGCGATTGCGACATTATTATTATTTGTATGCCGACCCCACTCAACGAAGCTCGCGACCCCGATATGAGCTATATCGAATCGGCGACCAACGAGATTGCCGCACGACTTCGCCCAGGCCAATTGATTATTCTTGAAAGCACCACCTACCCCGGTACCACGGTTGAAGTGCTCAAACCAGCCTTTGATGCATGCAATCTCAGCGTAGGCGAAGATTATTTCTTAGCCTTCTCGCCCGAACGGATCGATCCAGGTTCGGTTAATTTCAAGGTGCACAACATTCCCAAGGTAGTTGGCGGGGTTACGCCGCAGTGCAACGAGCTAACCTCGTTGTTCTACGGCCATATCGTGACTGCGGTAACCGAAGTTTCATCGCCAGCCGCCGCCGAAATGACCAAACTGTTCGAGAATATTTTTCGCAACGTCAATATTGCCTTGGTCAATGAATTGACCCTGATTTGCGATCGCATGGGCTTGAATGTTTGGGAAATTATCGATGCCGCCGCGACCAAGCCATTTGGATTTATGCGCTTTACGCCTGGCCCAGGTTTAGGCGGCCACTGTATCCCGCTTGATCCCTTCTATTTGGCTTGGAAGGCGCGGCATTATGATATTTCGGCGCGTTTTATCGAGCTAGCAGGCGAGATCAACTTGACCATGCCACGCTTTGTGCGCGATCGGATCAGCCATGCCCTGAATGATCAAGAACGCAGCATCAAAGGCTCGACGGTTGTACTGCTCGGTGTGGCCTACAAAAAAGACATCGACGACTATCGTGAATCGCCAATTTTCAAAGTAATGGATTTATTGGCAGCTGATGGGGCCAATGTGTACTGTTGCGATCCGCATGTAACCGTATTCTATGATCACCATAATCATGAATACCAAACCGTGCCGCTGACCGATGAACTACTACAGCAAGCCCATTGCACCGTGATTGTGACCGATCACAGCGACTTTGATTATGCCAAGATCGTTGAGCAAAGCCGCGTGGTTGTGGATACCCGCAATGCCACCCGCGAAGTCAAAACCCACCGCGAAAAAATTCGTTTGTTGTAG
- the frr gene encoding ribosome recycling factor produces MTVKDVLRDAESKMKKSIDSLRHTLGAVRTGRASPALVEDLKVEYYGSEMPLNQLANIATPESRMITIQPYDQGAIKAIEKAIQNSELGINPSNDGRVIRLAIPQLTQERRKELVKQVKAKVEDGKVAIRNVRREAQDAIRKLQQDKAISEDDERRGQEELQKLTDRFQKEVETIGTTKEAEVMEV; encoded by the coding sequence ATGACGGTTAAAGATGTTTTACGCGATGCCGAAAGCAAAATGAAAAAGAGCATCGATTCGTTGCGCCATACCCTTGGTGCTGTGCGCACGGGCCGCGCCTCTCCCGCCTTGGTCGAAGATTTGAAGGTTGAATATTATGGCTCTGAAATGCCGCTCAACCAGTTGGCCAACATCGCTACCCCTGAATCACGGATGATTACGATTCAACCTTACGATCAAGGGGCAATCAAGGCGATTGAAAAGGCCATCCAAAATTCCGAGTTGGGCATCAACCCCAGCAACGATGGCCGCGTCATTCGCTTGGCGATTCCCCAATTGACCCAAGAACGGCGTAAGGAGTTGGTCAAGCAGGTCAAGGCCAAAGTTGAAGATGGCAAAGTCGCGATTCGCAATGTGCGTCGCGAAGCCCAAGATGCCATTCGTAAATTGCAACAAGATAAGGCCATCTCGGAAGATGACGAGCGCCGTGGCCAAGAAGAGTTGCAAAAATTGACCGACCGCTTCCAAAAGGAAGTTGAAACGATCGGCACAACCAAAGAAGCCGAGGTCATGGAAGTCTAG
- a CDS encoding tail fiber protein, translated as MGQPYVGEIRMFAGNFAPAGWMFCAGQILPISENETLFQLIGTTYGGDGESTFALPNLQSRFPLHQGNGFILAETGGVEQVTLIVSQIPNHTHPALVSANNGTTNIPQNAIWAKAGSTNLYVAGATPGDISPFAANAVSQTGGSQPHDNMQPFLAVNFIISLFGIFPSPS; from the coding sequence ATGGGACAACCGTATGTTGGTGAAATTCGCATGTTTGCAGGCAATTTTGCCCCAGCCGGCTGGATGTTCTGCGCAGGGCAGATATTACCAATCTCAGAGAACGAAACGCTCTTTCAATTAATCGGCACAACTTATGGCGGCGATGGAGAATCGACTTTTGCCTTACCCAATTTACAAAGCCGTTTTCCCTTGCACCAAGGCAACGGGTTCATTTTAGCCGAAACTGGTGGGGTTGAACAAGTCACCTTGATTGTTTCCCAAATCCCTAACCACACCCACCCTGCTTTAGTGAGCGCCAACAATGGCACAACCAATATTCCGCAAAACGCCATTTGGGCCAAAGCTGGCTCAACCAACCTGTATGTTGCTGGAGCAACACCCGGTGATATTTCGCCGTTTGCCGCCAACGCCGTTAGCCAAACTGGTGGTTCGCAGCCACATGACAATATGCAGCCCTTTTTAGCTGTCAACTTTATTATCTCATTGTTTGGCATCTTCCCATCACCAAGCTAG
- a CDS encoding HAD family phosphatase, which yields MIKRIWSKIMIKAIVFDIGGVLEITPRTDWVERWEQQLGLAAGSINQQLHDLWLGGSIGTISEQAVEAGIAERLGLDSNQLAAFLADLWAEYLGTLNAELADFFASLRPRYITAILSNSFVGARQREQAAYGFEDICDLIIYSHEEGLKKPDPAFYRLACERLKVQPHEMIFLDDIEVVVEAARNVGIKAIHYRSNQQAIAAIQALLTEA from the coding sequence ATGATCAAGCGTATTTGGAGCAAAATCATGATCAAAGCAATTGTATTTGATATTGGCGGAGTATTGGAAATTACGCCGCGTACCGATTGGGTTGAACGTTGGGAGCAACAACTGGGTTTGGCTGCGGGCAGCATCAATCAACAGCTACACGATCTTTGGCTTGGTGGCAGCATTGGCACAATCAGCGAACAAGCAGTTGAGGCTGGCATTGCCGAACGCTTAGGCCTAGATTCTAACCAATTAGCCGCTTTTTTGGCCGATTTATGGGCTGAATATTTAGGCACACTCAATGCCGAATTGGCCGATTTTTTTGCCAGCCTACGCCCACGCTATATCACCGCCATCTTGAGCAATAGTTTTGTGGGCGCACGCCAGCGCGAACAAGCCGCCTATGGCTTTGAAGACATCTGCGATTTAATCATCTACTCGCACGAAGAAGGCCTGAAAAAGCCTGATCCGGCGTTTTATCGTTTGGCCTGCGAACGACTCAAGGTTCAGCCCCACGAAATGATTTTCCTTGATGATATTGAAGTGGTAGTTGAAGCTGCGCGAAACGTTGGCATCAAGGCCATTCACTATCGCTCAAATCAGCAGGCGATTGCCGCCATTCAGGCCTTGCTTACCGAAGCTTGA
- a CDS encoding glycosyltransferase family 39 protein: MKRFEAGLVQNWWQRRAAWSLRQWIITIASVLLMALCLLTALYQLPTHVRIASDGLGDQPFLVSSEALGQAATDLGTVFPDELDAIGGRFRWTRGSTQIQIPALGAHSSYTLELDLVGWPDDVLRSDLPQPFVHVLVNQQLIAVFEASSQRTIYQISTPALNQSNLELELRLSHDPQQLAPLDNTATFTGTTLYPNDRRPHGLRLYGVSATTNTVGFNLPAWSLIWRVAVALGLILLAGWLYPRERLPLFLLGLLLVVFWLTLGYFARHWLLPSFELVLLGLGFVVVWNWQRQIIDTWLHFRQRLLQGQNLDYGLAMAALIGLLAISWPSLSQAANEWLPKAKKLDPGAIIVVSLAVASLFIAGFYWGDLNRLLDRLNRRLRTRQGLGWALLGLVVGVWLIYSWGVIRQINYLGNADYSDNGVVARNLVAGRGWVVDYVTQFFKLYPNGDVTRVQETWPMLQPVWIAPFFALFGPEPWAAKIPNLIFFSLLSILVYRIARQLWDQRVGLIAVLLVLINRHMFRLMIYSTSDLAFVLFYTAAIWLLWRSLATHSKERLLGSGLIIGLMCWQKTSAVIVAIGMGLWLIWRLWQVEDRWKAYRTAALWWVLPAVLVFSPYIARNLHEFGKPAFSTESYDAWIIGYTNFDSIYNIYTNEQGLPGSNGLPEPSWILRWGYQKTFDKIGNQFEATRNYLLPASPALGMFSGRGNLMGNNDQGVNGQPYVWLMLGAWLSLIGLIAARHQQASLIALVGASFTPYVLFLALYWHADEERYFVPLVPFLALLAAGALVAIHDAIARCWNQRGRPLALLVAAQLLVLALTPGWVEAANKSATVAGSEYAEWQPDLQAFEWLRQNTPPEAVVMTRVPWQLNFHAERAAVMNPNVADLAVIKQVADYYKASFILVNAVQNNKDQAQIGLGRLLKGEELPGFVLRASFAGPKNRTVYIYEIQ, encoded by the coding sequence ATGAAACGATTTGAGGCTGGTTTGGTACAAAACTGGTGGCAACGCCGCGCTGCATGGTCGCTGCGTCAATGGATCATTACAATCGCAAGTGTGTTGCTGATGGCGCTATGCTTGTTAACCGCGCTTTATCAGTTGCCGACCCATGTGCGGATTGCCAGCGACGGCTTGGGCGATCAGCCTTTTTTGGTTTCAAGCGAGGCACTTGGCCAAGCCGCCACCGATCTTGGCACGGTCTTCCCCGATGAACTCGACGCAATCGGCGGGCGTTTTCGCTGGACACGCGGCAGCACCCAAATTCAGATTCCGGCACTCGGCGCACATAGCAGCTATACACTTGAGCTTGATTTAGTTGGCTGGCCCGATGATGTGCTACGCAGCGATTTACCTCAACCATTTGTGCATGTGTTGGTCAATCAACAGCTTATTGCCGTATTTGAGGCCAGCAGCCAACGCACCATCTATCAAATAAGTACGCCAGCGCTCAATCAAAGCAATCTTGAGCTTGAATTACGCCTGAGCCACGACCCACAGCAACTTGCCCCCTTGGATAATACCGCCACCTTCACTGGCACAACACTGTATCCCAACGACCGCCGACCTCATGGTTTGCGTTTGTATGGCGTTAGCGCCACGACCAATACTGTAGGATTTAATCTGCCTGCCTGGAGCCTAATTTGGCGCGTAGCAGTGGCCTTGGGCTTGATCCTCTTGGCTGGTTGGCTCTACCCGCGTGAGCGTTTGCCATTGTTTTTGCTTGGGTTGCTCTTGGTCGTTTTTTGGCTGACGCTAGGCTATTTTGCCCGTCACTGGCTGTTACCATCGTTTGAGTTGGTGCTGTTGGGGCTTGGGTTTGTGGTGGTTTGGAATTGGCAACGCCAGATTATTGATACTTGGTTACATTTCCGTCAACGCTTGTTACAAGGTCAAAATCTTGATTATGGTTTAGCAATGGCCGCACTGATTGGCCTGCTGGCTATCAGTTGGCCCAGCCTTAGCCAAGCCGCCAACGAATGGCTCCCCAAAGCCAAAAAGCTCGATCCTGGGGCAATTATTGTGGTTTCGTTGGCAGTAGCTAGCTTGTTTATTGCAGGCTTCTACTGGGGCGATCTCAATCGGCTGCTCGATCGGCTCAATCGGCGTTTGCGCACCCGCCAAGGCTTGGGCTGGGCCTTGCTAGGCTTAGTGGTTGGAGTTTGGTTAATTTATAGCTGGGGCGTAATTCGCCAAATTAACTACCTTGGCAACGCCGATTACTCCGATAATGGCGTAGTTGCCCGCAACTTGGTGGCGGGACGCGGCTGGGTCGTTGATTATGTAACCCAATTTTTCAAACTGTATCCCAATGGCGACGTGACGCGGGTGCAAGAAACCTGGCCAATGTTGCAACCAGTCTGGATCGCGCCATTCTTTGCCTTGTTTGGGCCTGAACCGTGGGCCGCCAAAATCCCCAATCTGATCTTTTTTAGTTTGTTGTCGATCTTGGTCTATCGAATTGCCCGCCAGTTGTGGGATCAACGGGTTGGCTTGATTGCGGTGCTGTTGGTGCTGATCAATCGGCATATGTTCCGCTTGATGATCTATAGCACCTCGGATTTGGCGTTTGTGCTGTTCTACACAGCGGCGATTTGGCTGCTCTGGCGTAGTTTGGCAACCCATAGCAAAGAGCGCTTACTTGGCTCAGGTTTAATCATCGGGCTGATGTGTTGGCAAAAAACCAGCGCCGTGATTGTGGCAATTGGCATGGGTTTGTGGCTAATTTGGCGTTTATGGCAGGTCGAAGATCGCTGGAAGGCCTATCGAACTGCCGCTTTGTGGTGGGTACTACCAGCAGTTTTAGTGTTCTCACCCTATATTGCCCGCAACCTGCATGAATTTGGCAAGCCCGCCTTTTCGACCGAAAGTTATGATGCCTGGATCATCGGTTACACAAATTTCGATTCGATCTACAATATCTACACCAACGAGCAAGGCTTGCCCGGCAGCAACGGCTTACCCGAGCCAAGCTGGATTCTGCGTTGGGGCTATCAAAAGACCTTTGATAAAATTGGCAATCAATTTGAGGCGACCCGCAACTATTTGTTGCCAGCTAGCCCTGCCTTGGGTATGTTTAGCGGTCGCGGCAATTTGATGGGCAATAATGATCAGGGAGTTAATGGTCAGCCCTATGTGTGGTTGATGTTGGGTGCGTGGCTGAGCTTAATTGGGTTGATTGCTGCTCGCCACCAACAAGCCAGCTTGATCGCTTTGGTTGGAGCGAGTTTCACACCATATGTGCTGTTCTTGGCGCTGTATTGGCATGCCGACGAAGAACGCTATTTTGTGCCATTAGTGCCATTTTTGGCCTTGCTGGCAGCTGGCGCGTTGGTGGCAATTCACGATGCAATTGCTCGTTGCTGGAACCAGCGTGGTCGTCCGTTGGCCTTGTTGGTAGCAGCTCAACTGCTGGTGTTGGCGCTCACCCCAGGTTGGGTCGAGGCCGCCAACAAAAGTGCCACCGTCGCAGGCAGCGAGTATGCCGAATGGCAACCCGATTTGCAGGCCTTCGAATGGTTGCGCCAAAATACCCCACCAGAGGCAGTGGTGATGACTCGCGTGCCATGGCAACTCAATTTTCATGCTGAACGGGCTGCTGTGATGAATCCAAATGTGGCCGATTTAGCAGTGATCAAACAGGTTGCTGACTATTACAAGGCCTCGTTTATTCTGGTTAATGCTGTGCAAAACAACAAAGATCAAGCCCAAATTGGCTTAGGCCGCTTGCTCAAAGGCGAGGAGCTACCTGGGTTTGTGCTACGAGCCAGCTTTGCGGGGCCGAAAAATCGCACAGTCTATATCTACGAAATTCAATAA
- a CDS encoding GNAT family N-acetyltransferase, translating to MIGLAAPLSLRAATPNDESLLLNLYASTRAAELARVDWDETQKTNFIKMQYRAQHAHYMQHYPDGSYQIVLHKAKPVGNWYTFQSSTLMRVLDITILPQFRGRGIGRQLLTQFIAEAKASQRRIRLYVYKENPQVQAWYERLGFQAVGGMSMYTEMEWRP from the coding sequence ATGATTGGATTAGCAGCCCCACTGAGTCTGCGGGCAGCGACTCCCAACGATGAGTCGCTGCTGCTTAATTTGTATGCCTCGACACGGGCAGCCGAATTGGCGCGGGTTGATTGGGATGAAACCCAAAAGACCAATTTTATCAAAATGCAATACCGCGCCCAACATGCCCACTACATGCAACATTACCCCGATGGCAGCTACCAAATTGTGCTGCATAAAGCCAAACCCGTTGGCAACTGGTACACATTTCAAAGTTCAACCCTGATGCGCGTTTTAGATATAACGATTCTGCCGCAATTTCGCGGACGCGGCATTGGTCGGCAACTCTTGACCCAGTTTATCGCTGAGGCCAAAGCTAGCCAACGCCGGATTCGTTTATATGTTTATAAAGAAAATCCTCAGGTTCAGGCTTGGTACGAGCGCCTAGGATTTCAAGCTGTCGGTGGCATGAGTATGTACACCGAAATGGAATGGCGGCCTTAG
- the rpsB gene encoding 30S ribosomal protein S2 has protein sequence MTDTTTNRVVSLKALLEAGVHFGHQTKRWNPKMRPFIFTDRNGIHIIDLQQTVTSLQSAYRFVADAVAGGGKVLFVGTKKQAQEAVRDEATRSNQLYVTQRWMGGLLTNFSTIKRRLQFLHDLEARRDRGEFNLVTKAEALKLEDEIVKLNRVFGGIKTMERLPAAMFVIDPHKETLAISEAKKLGIPVVAMVDTNCDPDPIDYPIPSNDDAIRAIRLMAGKIADAALEGQNRRQSQHIEERALAEQTKYEEDAF, from the coding sequence TTGACCGACACAACTACCAACCGTGTAGTGTCGCTGAAGGCCCTGCTTGAAGCAGGTGTTCACTTCGGCCACCAAACCAAGCGCTGGAACCCCAAAATGCGTCCGTTTATTTTCACGGATCGCAATGGGATTCACATTATCGATTTGCAACAAACTGTCACCAGCTTGCAAAGCGCCTATCGCTTTGTAGCCGATGCAGTTGCTGGCGGCGGCAAGGTGCTCTTCGTAGGCACCAAGAAGCAAGCTCAAGAAGCTGTGCGCGATGAAGCCACCCGCTCAAATCAATTGTATGTGACCCAACGCTGGATGGGTGGTTTGTTGACCAACTTCTCAACCATCAAGCGCCGCTTGCAATTCTTGCACGATTTGGAAGCTCGCCGCGACCGTGGTGAATTCAACTTGGTTACCAAGGCTGAAGCATTGAAGTTGGAAGACGAAATCGTTAAATTGAACCGCGTATTCGGCGGGATCAAAACGATGGAACGCTTGCCAGCAGCCATGTTCGTGATCGACCCACACAAAGAAACCTTGGCAATTAGCGAAGCTAAGAAGCTGGGCATTCCAGTCGTGGCGATGGTTGATACCAACTGCGATCCCGATCCAATCGATTACCCAATTCCATCAAACGACGACGCGATTCGCGCTATCCGACTGATGGCTGGCAAAATTGCCGACGCAGCTTTGGAAGGCCAAAACCGCCGTCAATCACAACATATCGAAGAACGTGCTTTGGCAGAACAAACCAAGTACGAAGAAGACGCATTCTAG
- a CDS encoding RNA methyltransferase, with protein MLTSKHNPAIKQIRALRQRRERETTGLFFIEGIRNVTEAVQAQAPIEQLIVAPELLRSQFAQDLVEQQRQQATTILEVSGEVFASLSSKDGPQGLAAVVRQQWASLAEVRPDQGLCWIALNAISDPGNLGTILRTGDAVGAAGVILLGDCTDPYDPATGRASMGTLFSQRLVKATWAEFSQWLGPSGFNLVGAADSASSHYRNYDYPQPLILLMGSEREGLDAEQQAQCQALVSIPMRGQADSLNLAVATGVLLYEILAQASVSKA; from the coding sequence ATGTTAACCAGCAAACATAATCCAGCAATTAAGCAAATTCGGGCTTTGCGCCAACGCCGTGAACGTGAAACCACCGGCCTTTTTTTTATTGAAGGTATTCGCAATGTGACCGAGGCAGTACAAGCCCAAGCCCCGATTGAGCAATTGATCGTTGCGCCCGAGCTGTTGCGTAGCCAATTTGCCCAAGATTTAGTTGAGCAGCAGCGCCAACAAGCCACAACTATTCTCGAAGTCAGCGGCGAGGTGTTTGCCAGCCTTTCGAGCAAAGATGGCCCACAAGGTTTGGCAGCGGTAGTACGCCAACAATGGGCCAGTTTAGCCGAGGTTAGGCCCGACCAAGGCTTGTGTTGGATCGCGCTCAATGCGATTAGTGACCCTGGGAATTTGGGCACAATTTTGCGCACTGGCGATGCAGTTGGCGCAGCAGGCGTGATTTTATTGGGCGATTGCACCGATCCCTATGATCCAGCAACGGGGCGAGCCAGCATGGGAACCTTATTCAGCCAACGCTTGGTGAAGGCAACCTGGGCCGAATTTAGCCAATGGCTTGGCCCAAGTGGCTTTAATTTGGTTGGGGCGGCGGATTCAGCCAGCAGCCACTATCGCAACTATGATTATCCCCAACCGTTGATTTTGCTGATGGGCAGTGAGCGCGAAGGCTTGGATGCCGAGCAACAAGCCCAATGCCAAGCCTTGGTCAGCATTCCCATGCGTGGCCAAGCCGATTCGCTGAATTTGGCGGTGGCCACAGGCGTGCTGTTGTATGAAATTCTGGCTCAAGCTTCGGTAAGCAAGGCCTGA